One Arachis hypogaea cultivar Tifrunner chromosome 18, arahy.Tifrunner.gnm2.J5K5, whole genome shotgun sequence genomic window, tttcactaatatatttatttaaattaaataaaaaaaattttaactagcTATTTTAATACGTACtctaattatttatatctttttatgCTAACATGTTGAATAAATTAGGTAAGTATTATTACTTCTAACCAACTCAAAATACCTAATATGTTAACTAACTTAATAAAGCCTaaatatataaactaattaattactcaaaataaaagagacaaaacaaaaactaatttcaTAATCCAATGCTCCAATAATGTGCCACATCACATTTAGTCGATTGATGTCTCCGTCGCATATATATTGTGTACTTTAAGTATTCGAGCTAAAAGTGTTAAAAAGTTACTAAAGTTTGCAACTAGAGGTGAAAACAGGCCAAACCAAATTAGGTTTTACTCTTAATTTATAATAGAGTATATTGGCCTAAACTTGATATGTAGTCTGGTAAAGGTTTTTTTAATGAGTAATGAGCTTGACTTATTGTCAAATTTGGCCTAACCTAAAACTTGTCAATaggtctattttttttaaataaataattaaatttaaggtataatttaatttttaaaattataagacaACAAATTTATGGATAATAttgatacaaaaaataaaatatcgatAAATAACTATTATTGGTTAAAAATGCAGGTAGATAATTAAGGAGATAAATGATTTAatggataaaaatattttaatattagaaaagaCTCAAATTCAAATccttctaattatatttttattagtataatAAAATTCTACATATATACTCGTAATTGCGTTCGAATCACCATACTTAAGATGTGATACATTttgtaaatttataaatattctaTGCTTTATGAATTTtcgtaaataatataattatttaatttaaataaaaaaattcttgaaatgtATATGCGAATaccctaaaaaaattgaaaacataataaaaataatcaaatacaTATATTATCAAACAGGACTTTATAGGTCGAAATTTGATACGTTTGTTTTTGTAATTTGACGAAAATTTTttcaagaaaatgaaaaatatttgttgctccattttttgtttgaatattttaaatcatTATCCAAATGTCTAGCAAAAATTGGATCAAATACACTAGTTATTGTCATTACAACTTACCAAAAAAATTTGCgccttttagttatttttatcgcttttttgagtttttttttttatttttattgattaaatacttaaattagtcttaaaaaatttcaagtcgAATGATTTAATtctcaataaattattattatctaaaaattcttaaaaattacttataaattagtttttttgtttatcgtttaaaaaaattattttataatgatattttttgaAACCTAGTTATTTcgtaaaaaaaaatgttaaaaatttattggactagcatatataaaaatttgatgAAAAGAGGAAAGACCACTCTTTGAGATGATATTTCTCAATAACTTGtaccaaataaaaattttttaggcGTGCCTGAAAttcattagttttagtttttagagcaTTTCTGTTAGTTTAACCCTTTAACCTCTTCTGTTAGAAAAACCCTGATGACAAGTGACAACTAACCCTACTCTCGCCGTCGCCGTCTGCCACTGCTCGCCTCTGCTTCGCCGCTTTGGCCTCTCCTCGCCGCTGTTCTGCTCTGCTCGTGCTTCTTTGTCGCCGCAGGTaagctctttttctttgttctctaattgattttttttaattagttgatCCAGGCATTTAGTTGCTGATAGATGACAGTTAATTTAAGCATTTAGCAAGTTGTTTTACCAGATTTCTGATTGCTGATAGGTCTTCTGTTCTAAAATAGTCTAATCCTATACTTGGTAATTCTAACTTACTTGAATTCCGGGGTTTGCTCAGCTTGCTTGAAAAATAGATATgatatgattttaatttgttgAGGTTCTAAGTGTTTATCATTTCCTTACTCCTGATTTTAGCTACAATAGTCAATACTGAATAGGTTATTGAATTTAGAATGCCAAGTAAGGTTGTGTCCTTATTTGTGATCTATTGTGGTGTCTTTTaccttaaattaaatatattattttattagaatcTGGCTTTACGTTGATTCACTTGGTTGGACCAATGAACCTTTAGCTTGACATCCAGTTTTTGGAACCTATTCTTCAGTAGTTCTAAGTTTGAACTGTGTTATAACTTCctgttattttttctttcaaagatGAGCGAGCTTCTCTTTGATGATGTTTTCAAGGTAGAGAACATAGACCCTGACGGTAAAAAGTATGACAAAGGTAGTCCTCTTCTTTCCTTCCTTTTTGTATATCATAAACTTACATTCAATCACTTGTTTGAAGCACAAGTGCACAACACCATGGTTGTTTATTATAGCATCATCAATCATTATTGTGGCTTTCTTAGTTGATTTTTCATAATTTTGGGGTCTGATTGCTTTGACTTGGATATTTGGGATTTATTTATGAAGGTTTAAGTTCTTCACTTTATGTGCCGGTATCAGATTATCAGCTGAGTAAAATTgttggtaaaaaaaattgtaggtttaaaataatttgttggCTGAACTTACCCAAAAAGATGTTAGGTGAAACTTCTCATGGATACAAGTCACATTACATAATAATTCTATTCTTAAATGTCGTTTTACATGTGTTGTGTTTGTGTTTATGATCCTTGTTGAATTGTATTTTAGGAGATATGTTATTTGTACTTATTTTTGCTTTGTGTTTATGATCCTTGTGGAACCTATGTGGGATGTGCTCCATGCTCGATTCAATGGTGGAGGCATGTGTATTGAATTGGTGTATGACGATGAATGAATAGATAACACATTTCTTATATTCTAGCCAGCATGGTGTCATATGTGTTTTTGCCTTGTATCTCTgtgccccccccccccctccaGATAATTTGTGTAATTTAGTTGGTCTGAGCTTTGCAGTTTCATTTTTCTTGCTATTGTCTTGTATTGTAGTTTCTCGGATTGTAGCACAGAGTGAGAAGCGTGACATGCACATGCTATTAGATGTGAATACAGAGATCTATCCAATGAACAAAGATGAAAGATTCTTGATGGCTCTGTCTCCTTCTCTTGTTTTAAATACCAAGGTAGGCTTCGATCTCTTCTCACTTTATGGTTCTCTATTTTTTGCTTTACAGACAATATAAGCACGACTCTGTTATTTACTTAATAATTCATCAAGTTCTCAGCCTTTCACACAATGAAACTTTGTCGTAAGTTGGGCCTAAAGAAAACAGACTTGCGGTTGAACATAATCTATGGAGCTTTCTTCAGTTGGTGCTAGCTATCTTGTCTTTATCTTGGTATTGGTGTTATTGGatttgtaaattaaattaaataactctttctgaaagatttttttttcattgtgtgGTTAGCACCATGGCCTTAGATGCCTAACTAAGGTAATTCAAATAGTTAAATTGAAAACATCAGAACCACAAGAGATATTTGTCCGGTTCTCTTCTATTTGTCTTAGTCACTTCTTGTTAGCAATATATTGATTATTGATTCGAGGATGTATCTAGTAAACTCTTTGGGCGGTATAGATGAAAgcctaaaaagaaaaagacattCATCTTCTGCCTTCCATATTTCTTCTGCATGATTCGGGGAAAGAAAATCAGAACTGCTCCGTTGAAGGGGAGATTAATCATGGAACCACTGTGATCTAATCTTCATATTTATTGAAGGATTTTATGGTCCATTAATTTATGGAGCGATAGAAAAATGGAATATAGCTTGATCCAATATTGTTAACAATAGTCATATATCAAAATCATCTTTATTCTTATGCAAAAATGAGTGACAAGTAATTGGTTCTTGGTAGGGTGACTTTCATTTGTCTTGAAAGTATCTAATTGTGCCTTTCCATTCAATTGATTTTTTCTCAAGGATGGTCCAGTGCCAATTCAAGACAAGTTTGAGTACATCATGCATGGAAGGCTGTATAACATTACCAATGATGGAAGTTCAGAGGCTGACCTTGAAGTGTATGCAAATTTTCACTTATATTTTTACTTCTTGTTCCGTCTTGTCCCCATGTAAATATTGCAGTGTTAACTCAAATTGAGTTCTATTGTCAAAGTTGAGCTTCTGCAATAGTAATTTATACATATGCTAGTATACTACTGTTTTGCTAAATATTTCAATAAACTATATGAGAATATAAGGGTATGCTTGTGAGTTTCAATTTCGGGGGAAAAGGACTGAAGGGAAGGGTCTGAAGTGTAAAATGGATTAAGGTTTACACTTCACGCACCCTAGTACGAGTAGCCCTACTTTGTATTGGTGTTAaattgtttttctttaaatttcaaactttgaataaatgaccatttgtacccatgagagaTGAAAACCCTGATATTTGTATCCATGATAGCTTGAAACTAAACTTATACTCATGATAGATGTCCTCTATGTGACAAGTGCTCTGGTTTGGATCTGAGCTTGGTTGTGGGAATCCGATCCTAGGTGGCACTCCAACCCCCCAAAGCCCTATCTTACGTGAATTTGAAGCCCTATCTTACGTggaacaccaccaccaccaccaacgccACCACCTTCGAAAGCAAGCGACTTTACAACAATGACACTGTTCTATTCGAGAATCTCGCCGTCGGGGACTCCCAGGTTTGCGCCACGGTTGTGGGAACCGGGACGGCGTCGTGTTGGAGAACTGGTAGAAGCAAAGGTTCCGACTTTTCATCTGGGTTGAACCGGTTCGCATCCATATCATCAGGGTTGGGTTTTTCATGTGGTATTTTGAAGGAAAGTTCTCGAATTCGGTGTTGGGGAAGTAACGCTTCCGTTGCGGATTCCATAGAGTGAGTTTCGAAACGTTTCAATGTTGAGCATTGTGGCTGGCGGTTCACACCTGTGGTTTGAATTCAACTGGGTTTTTGGTGTGTAAAGGAAGTAACAGTTTTGGGCAAATTGAGGTTCCTCATCAAGGTGTTGCTTTTGAGTATTCTGGTTTGGCTCTCGGTGATTCTCATAGTTGTGCTATTAGAAGATCCAATGGTTCTGTTTTTTGTTGGGGTGGCAACGGAATTTTCAATGCTAATTTCACAAAAGGTGTGTCTTTTGAGGTTATTGTTTCTGGATCTGATTTTATCTGTGGATTAACGACAAGAAATTTCTCTGTTTGTGTTGGGGTCCTGGTTGGTCAAATggttctgattctgattctgatgttGTGGTTCCTTTTTTGTCTCCGATTCTTCCGGGGGTCCTTGTGTTCAATCTTCTTGCAGTGAGTGTGGTATCTATCCTCAATCTCAATACTTGTGTTCTGGTTTTGGTAACATTTGTAAGCCTAGGCCTTGTGGGGCTCAAGTGCCAGTGATGCCGGCTAGGCCTCCTGCGATGGTGCCATTGCCGGCGGCGGCGCCATCTTCTCGGTCAAAGACCTTGCAACAGGGTTGTTGGCATTTGCCATAGTTGGATCAGTGGGTGCTATTGCTGGAGTTTGCACTCTGCTTCATTGCACTCTGCTTTTTTGGGGGTTGGAGTGCCACCTAGGATCGAATTTCCACAAACCAAGCTCAGATCCAAGCTAGggcacttttgtcacacggagggCATCTATCATGGGTATAAATTTAGTTTCAAGCTATCATGAGTacaaatgtcagcgttttcatctcttatgggtacaaatggtcatttattctttaaacttttttgttgttgttgagtttctttttGGAATCTTTTGGTTTTAGTTGGTTGGATCTAACTGATTTGCTTTTGACTTAATTCAGGGAGGTATACGCTTCTTTTGGTGGGCTGCAGATGATGCTAAGAGGTCATGCTTCACATTGCGTCAAGTTTGCAGTTGATCAGAAATTGTTTATACTAATCAGGAAGATTGAAAGTTGAAACTCATGATGAATTTGATCAGGGATGAAAAGATACAATTTTGTTGCGGTTTTTCTCGTAGGAATTTATTTCAAAGGAATAGTTAGAGGTTGGGTTTTGTCACTTTTGTGCTTGGAATGTTTTATCTCTAAGTGATTTTGAGTTGCTTCAAAAGCAAATTTATTTTGAAGTTCTTGAGGTTTTTATCTATATCTATTATATCTAATGGAAGTACGAGAAGAGTTGGTGACTTGAGGACAACTTtctttcttaaaatattttttactatatataattaatatttttatttctaatacttGAATTCAAAACCTCATAATTATGTACGAGATGGATTGTGTGGAAGTGTTTAATTTTGTTACTAATCACTAAGATGATTTTAGGTTTATTGATTCGTCAATGTTTAAAATAAGGGATATCATGCATTGAAATTGGTGTTTCGTTTGATTATGATTGATGCAAACACGGTGACTGACACTTTGGTAAAGATGGCAATGAGGTTACAACTTCATCAACTGGAGTCCTTCTCTTTGGAAAGAGTTTAAAGAGTAGTCTTAAACAGAACTGTCTCTCTATTTAAaaagttcttttgtttttcttattttttctgtttagcTTATTTAAGTCACAAAAAATCTCATAATTAAGTTATAAACTAGATTTAAATCTTTCCATTATACGAaactataataatttaattttatatataaaatgttatttaataaaaaaatcttaaaaattaatcttaaatctaaataattgtaaatatatTATACATTTTAGTGTTTGAAAAATTCATCGCCTAATACATATGTTTAATAAACTTATATATTATTGTGCAAGAATGAAATgcaaatataaatataatgtttcaataattaaaaataacatccGTTTTTTCATGAATTATGATATTatgtattttctaattattatagttaaataatattaaaaaatataaattgttaaaaacaaaagtgatatataagtgacaaataataactaattgataaacataattagaccaaaaataaaaagagaaaacttAAAAACATTTATAAGAACATTATACATTATAGTATTTTAGATGTTTATCACTCAATATACAGTGAATAAATTGTTtagcaaattacaataaaaagtTATAGTCatcaactaaatttttaaataattgtgtaaaatatttGTACAGATAGAAGAGAAAGAGTGAGAGACATAAGATTATATTAGAGGAAATAAATAAGATGTGTGAAATGAATGttaatttatatagtaaatatGAGTAAAAGtgagaataaaaaaagagaataaataaaattttatttatatttattaaaaaaaaataatattattactaaagacataaaataacctgcataaaaataaagaataaaagataTTAACAGGTAAAACTAAATACTACGTAAGAAGAATAAAAAGTGATATGAtgatagaaaaattataaaatggcAATTTCGTTAAAATATTGACCTAATAATATTAGAAGTTACCTAATATGTTAAGAGTTTATTGTATAAATAAAACATAGACACATTTCGGACACCACACTCATTGACACTCGTTCGACACGCATGTTTTTCATGTCTAAAATGTgtcttaataaaagataaaaaaatgttCCGTCCATATTTGGACACATCTAAATGTCATCATTTCAGACTTATTCTTAACTTTTAagtacttttactttttaaataataataaatcgtattttttattttataaatatatattattgaaaatcggtaaagtatattttttgttcttaaagtttggcaaaaattttaaaaatatctttaagttttattttatttcaattttgttctacaagttttcgatttgcatcaaatatactctcgacggctaaatttttaaaaaacttaagaccaatctaataataatacatttttttatttgcttGTATTGAGAgttgtttttatgaaattattattgaattggtcttaaattttttaaaaaattaaccattaaaaaaatacaaataaaaaattttttgagacaaaattaaaacaaaataaaatttaaaaatatttttaaaatttttatcaaattttaggaaaaaaaaaaaaaaaaaactttacctGTTGAAAACCAACATTTTAATCGTAAGAAGATCAAAAAGCGAAAGAACAGAACCTAACTAGCCCTCATCAAGAAAATTCTTGAATCAGAGAGCTGAGGAAACTGCGACAGCTTAAAGAGGAGAGACTGGCTTATTATAAAAAACCAGATCATTTCTAGCAATCCAAATTCTCCATTGAAGGAAGCTACAGAAACAAGACTGTGTTCATCCGTTGCTGCTTCCAACCACAATGGTTTGTTCCCTTCTTTTCTGTTCCTTTTTCTAAAgcaattttgtgttttattttttgtttatacttTGAACACAGTACTAAGATGGCAAATTTAggtttttcctttttcaattggtTGCAGGCTACCCTCGCCGATTCTTTTCTTGCTGACCTCGATGAACTCTCTGATAACGAGGCTGAAATTCCGGTGAATACAATATTCTATTTCTTATCTATccgaaataattttattttatttttctatttttaaaatttaaggatTGATGAACTATGTGGTGCTTTTTCTTTCAGGAGGATAATGAGGTCGATGCAGCAGATATGGAAGAAGATATCGATGGTGACCTGGCTGACCTAGAGAATCTCAACTATGATGACTTGGATAGTGTTTCCAAGTTGCAGAAAACCCAGAGATACATTGATATTATGCAGGTTAGTTTGTATACAATAGTTTCTGTTATTCTGCAGTTGCCGAATTGCCAGAATTGGGATATACATTGCTACCTTTATATAGTTGACATTGAATTCTTAATGCTTCTAAGCTTTTTGGTAATTGCAGCTGAAGCTATTGACTTCATACTTCCTCTACCccccaaaaaaaaattgttgtataTGCAATATTGTTGTTTTTTCCCTCTCCGTTTTTGCCTCCTATCCTTCTGTGCCTATTACTTTACACCATTATCTTACTTTTCCCCCTTGATTTAGTATATAAGGCTTGTAACTAGGGCTAACATTATTCGATCGTGGCAGAAAGTGGAAGAAGCCCTTCAAAAGGGTACAGATGTGTCAATTCAAGGAGTAGATCTAGAAGATGATCCTGAATACCAATTGATTGTTGAATGCAATGCCCTGTCGGTTGACATTGAGAATGAAATTGTGATTATCCACAATTTTATTCGTGATAAGTATCGCTTGAAATTTCCAGAGCTTGAGTCACTGGTTCATCACCCAATTGATTATGCTCGTGTTGTTAAGAAGATAGGAAATGAAATGGATCTTACTCTTGTTGATCTAGAAGGGCTGTTGCCTTCCGCAATTATCATGGTTGTCTCAGTTACAGCGTCAACTACAACTGGCAAGCCTCTACCAGAAGATGTCCTCAGTAAGACAATTGAAGCATGTGATCGAGCTCTTGCTCTTGATTCAGCAAAGAAAAAAGTTCTTGACTTTGTCGAGAGTAGAATGGGGTATATTGCACCTAATCTTTCTACTATAGTTGGGAGTGCTGTTGCAGCTAAACTCATGGGGACAGCTGGTGGTCTAGTAGCTCTAGCAAAGATGCCTGCCTGCAACGTTCAGCTTCTAGGTGCCAAGAAAAAGAATCTTGCTGGGTTTTCCACTGCAACATCTCAGTTTCGCATAGGATACATTGAGCAAACAGAAATATTTCAGACTACTCCTCCTCCTCTTAGGATGCGAGCGTGCCGACTCCTGGCTGCAAAGTCTACACTTGCAGCACGAGTAGATTCAATACGTGGGGATCCATCTGGGAAAACTGGGAGGCATTTCAAGGACGAGATccacaaaaaaattgagaagtggCAGGAGCCCCCTCCTGCCAAGCAACCCAAACCGCTTCCTGTTCCTGATTCCGAGCCTAAAAAGAAGAGAGGTGGTCGCCGCCTTAGGAAGATGAAAGAAAGGTTATCATAGTTTTAAACTTGCATATACTGAATTTTCAGGTtgctatgttttaattttttttcccttttatattgAATTCATGACCCTACAATTCTTATGACAGATATGCAGTAACAGACATGAGAAAGTTGGCCAACAGGATGCAGTTTGGTGTTCCTGAAGAGAGTTCTTTaggtaattttaacaaaatttcacATACACAGACAGCACAGTAATCCCGATGTGATTTTTTTACAATGCAGTATATTTGTTATTTGATGAATCTGTCTGTCTATTATGCTGTATAATGTTTTTATAGTGATTGGACAGAGAGAATAAAAAGAGAATTAATCCAGGTTTAATTCCAAGTATAGTAAAAGTTTGAAATGAATACTGCTCTAGCCAAATAGTTTAGTTAATTACTAACACAATCTAACCAATTAAACATAATTACCATATACATGTATATATGTAGTGAATTCtatgatggctattattatgGCGGTTGTGGTGGCTATGAAATTTTGGCAACACTTAATTCTATGATGGCTATTATTAAGGTCGTATTTTTTTACCATTTGGCaacacttttaattttaaaataaagaaaaaagtaaaTGTCGTGATCAAATTAAAGTGTTGCCAAATAGTAAAAAAAGTGTAATTTAATTTTAGCTACTCTTTTTAAgagtagttaatttttttatagccACCATATCCACCATAATACTATGGTGAAGTGGCCTTTTGGGTGACTAGAATGCAGAGAGGTGATTTTGTGGTGCACAGTCTGCCACattgttatttttaataataacacTTTTTAAGCTACAATTATTAGAAGTGTtacctatatataaatatatagtacaGAATGTAGTATAAAAGTCTCTGGAAATTTAGTTTTGTCTGTTTATTTTGTTCTCCAACACTCCAAGTATTTTGATGTTTTAAAAATGATTTGTTGCTTTTGCATTATAGGGGATGGTCTAGGTGAGGGTTACGGAATGCTTGGTCAGGCTGGCAGTGGCAAGCTTCGTGTGTCAATTGGGCCTAGCAAACTTGCTGCAAAAGTTGCTAAGAGGTTAGCCCTGTTAGATCCTTCAATTTTATGCATGTagttatgttttaattatttgattGTTTTTTGTCACTGGACACTGGATCATCATTCTATTTATTTGACTGATCAACTATGTTTCTGATGgacctttttttatttattagattcaaGGAAAAGAATTATGGCAGCAGTGGTGCTACATCtggtttgacctcaagtttggcCTTTACACCAGTTCAGGTTAgtgattttagaaaaatatagagGTCAACTTATTGCATGAGACGAGTATTTCTAATCTCCTTAAGATATAGAAACAAAACATTTAGGAGTCAATTGGTTTGATCATTTTCATttctattttcaataaaaatgaaaataaagcatGAAAATATGGTTGGTTAcagattctaaaaatattttaaaaaatgcaaCACAACTGAAAATGGCATTTCTTGTTTCTGGAATTTTCCATTATAAGAGTTGAAAATGTTTTCAACTCAAAAGGAGGTGATTTCATTCTTTCAATGATCATGTGCACTGTTTGAACTTTCATTACTGCATATGtgttcctttttcctttttttaatccCTCTGTACTACTTTCTCTATTCTCTCATCAAATGTCAAatccctctttttttttcatcaggcatattttcaacctttattttgtttttatttgaggGACTTATCTACTGCTCATTGtcttaaaaaaatttctaattgACAATTTAGTCATCATTCATCAATTAGAAAAAATAgacattttataaaattaattgttaacttaaaaaaataaattgattaacTAAATTGTAcacttaataaaaatataatacattaactgaaaatctttttttctttagtaataaatataatttttaattttaataataaaaaagatcaatcaagcatatttcattatttttctatttggaAATAAAATTCATTTTAGCCGCCAATtgcattttcaaaaatctaagaaTCTGAAAATGAAAACGATTTTCAGAAAATgaaaatagcaaataaaaatagaaatatttcACAAACCAATCAGCTTATTTTCCTATAGAATACTTAGCATCACTTATCACTGTTCCTGCtgattttatcctttttttttcataactAGCTGGAAcattgtaaattgcatgaaatggaCACGGAAAGTTATATCCAGCAGAATAAAGTCTACTTAGTAGTAATAATTGAGTTTGCCTGTCAACAAGTATTCTCTTGGTATTGCTGCAGTTGTTACTCTTTAGGTTATTCTTTTCTTGTTAATACCAAATATATTGGTTTTGAATAGATTTTGTGGTAGTTTGGTCAATGAACTTTAGCAAAAGTGTCAGGACTGTTGTCCTTTTGAGTTTCATTTATGGTTgcctaggtttttttttttttttttttttttttttttttttttttatatagaatatCCTGAAAGATTGAGTAATGAGGCCATTATGTGATTTTGTTTTGCCTTCATTATTAGCATATTCTATTATCATGCATCTATTTGATGTTTGGTTGAAGTGAAGGATTCTTAGACACATGCAAATAAATAACACACCAATCTCTGTAAAATTGAGTCTGAAAGTACTGCACTCTTGTTAGGCCTCCTGCTTGAAAGAaatactatatttatatatatctggCCACTATTTAGCATATGGATGATGGACTATTTGATCTTAATCAGCTTCTTAAGCAGAATAACTCGAATATAGTTCATTAGTCTTTCTCTCATTGACGTTTATTGAAGTTTTAAATTCGTGTTCAATATTATTTGCAGGGGATTGAGCTGACAAATCCACAGGCTCACGCACACCAACTTGGTAGTGGGACTCAAAGCACTTACTTCTCTGAAATCGGAGTCTTCTCGAAGATCAAGAGGACTTGAAACCTTGCACAATTACAAACTCTTGCTGTGTCTCTAAATTGTTGCTGCTACACATAACTAGGAACTTGTTGATCTTGATGGATGTTATGTCCAACCCCAGTTGGGAGAGTTACCATAAATATGAGATGGAATTTGGCTAAATATgggaaatttgaatttttctcccaTGCCTAAGGATGTTGCTTCAGTTTTGGGTTTGGAAGGTCATCACTAGAGTAGCATTAGGTCTCTGAAGTACATTATGGGAAGCGTCTtagttttgtaatatttttaatttgatgtaCATTTCCCCCCAAAATGATATTTGTTTATTACCTATAAAGATTTAGAATGCtgataaaattatttatgaaaaaataaaactaatattgTATCTATAAAAGATGGGTTTGATTGACAAATATATTTAAACGTTTAACGTTGAATTTTCAAGTACTTCTTTTTTATCATCTATCAAGTAGCAGTGTAGCATATTTATCTCACACTTCACTTTACTCGCActtgtttttctttcattttcttttatatcttttatatctGAAATTTTGTTCGTTCTCTATTCACTCGCACACTGTTTGTGAGACACCGCATATCAAAcccgataaaaaaaaaaaagggacagagaaagaaagaacaagAGGATGGATGACCATTGATGTTGCTCTTTTGGATTTCCAAACCTTACGTCTTACATTTCTTTATCTCTCTCTATTTCTCTGAGATTCACGCTCTCCTTTTCTTTAATCGAATTTGTTGTGTGCTTCATTAACAAAAACGGTGAAGCCCTAATCCCTAATTGGTGATTCAGCCCCCAACGTCTCTCGActctctttctcagtttctcgTCACTCTCTCCTACGAATTCAAGCTCTCGTCAGCTCGTCTCATCTCCGGTCTCTCACCTCTCATCTCCGGTCTGTTACTTCTCTCTCTCGGTCTCGCATTCATCGCTTCACACTCAGTCATCGCTGTCGCTCTCTG contains:
- the LOC112772069 gene encoding DNA-directed RNA polymerases II and V subunit 8A codes for the protein MSELLFDDVFKVENIDPDGKKYDKVSRIVAQSEKRDMHMLLDVNTEIYPMNKDERFLMALSPSLVLNTKDGPVPIQDKFEYIMHGRLYNITNDGSSEADLEVEVYASFGGLQMMLRGHASHCVKFAVDQKLFILIRKIES
- the LOC112771341 gene encoding U4/U6 small nuclear ribonucleoprotein Prp31 homolog isoform X2, which produces MEEDIDGDLADLENLNYDDLDSVSKLQKTQRYIDIMQKVEEALQKGTDVSIQGVDLEDDPEYQLIVECNALSVDIENEIVIIHNFIRDKYRLKFPELESLVHHPIDYARVVKKIGNEMDLTLVDLEGLLPSAIIMVVSVTASTTTGKPLPEDVLSKTIEACDRALALDSAKKKVLDFVESRMGYIAPNLSTIVGSAVAAKLMGTAGGLVALAKMPACNVQLLGAKKKNLAGFSTATSQFRIGYIEQTEIFQTTPPPLRMRACRLLAAKSTLAARVDSIRGDPSGKTGRHFKDEIHKKIEKWQEPPPAKQPKPLPVPDSEPKKKRGGRRLRKMKERYAVTDMRKLANRMQFGVPEESSLGDGLGEGYGMLGQAGSGKLRVSIGPSKLAAKVAKRFKEKNYGSSGATSGLTSSLAFTPVQGIELTNPQAHAHQLGSGTQSTYFSEIGVFSKIKRT
- the LOC112771341 gene encoding U4/U6 small nuclear ribonucleoprotein Prp31 homolog isoform X1, translating into MATLADSFLADLDELSDNEAEIPEDNEVDAADMEEDIDGDLADLENLNYDDLDSVSKLQKTQRYIDIMQKVEEALQKGTDVSIQGVDLEDDPEYQLIVECNALSVDIENEIVIIHNFIRDKYRLKFPELESLVHHPIDYARVVKKIGNEMDLTLVDLEGLLPSAIIMVVSVTASTTTGKPLPEDVLSKTIEACDRALALDSAKKKVLDFVESRMGYIAPNLSTIVGSAVAAKLMGTAGGLVALAKMPACNVQLLGAKKKNLAGFSTATSQFRIGYIEQTEIFQTTPPPLRMRACRLLAAKSTLAARVDSIRGDPSGKTGRHFKDEIHKKIEKWQEPPPAKQPKPLPVPDSEPKKKRGGRRLRKMKERYAVTDMRKLANRMQFGVPEESSLGDGLGEGYGMLGQAGSGKLRVSIGPSKLAAKVAKRFKEKNYGSSGATSGLTSSLAFTPVQGIELTNPQAHAHQLGSGTQSTYFSEIGVFSKIKRT